A stretch of Verrucomicrobiia bacterium DNA encodes these proteins:
- a CDS encoding sigma-70 family RNA polymerase sigma factor, whose amino-acid sequence MNSPEPSPTSPDPPAGRVFATTRWSVVLQAGGASPEQAQAALEQLCRDYWYPLYAYVRRKGHGPEDACDLTQDFFAKLLANDFAQGLSPEGGRFRSFLLTALNRFLVDEWRRSKSLKRGGDTFTTSLEMLISERGEAGYLGDAATLETAEHLFQRAWAETLFARVLRRLAAECAGRADTRFEVVEPFLALNGEPPALADAAARLGLTLPAFKSLLHRFRQRYRELLQDEVSQTLGSHGEVEDELRGLLQALRGT is encoded by the coding sequence GTGAATTCCCCGGAACCCAGTCCAACCAGCCCGGACCCGCCCGCAGGCCGGGTCTTCGCGACGACCCGCTGGAGTGTGGTGCTGCAGGCGGGCGGTGCGAGCCCGGAGCAGGCACAAGCGGCCCTGGAACAGCTCTGTCGGGACTATTGGTATCCGCTCTACGCCTACGTGCGCCGCAAGGGGCACGGTCCGGAGGATGCCTGCGACCTGACGCAGGACTTCTTCGCCAAGCTGCTGGCCAACGACTTCGCCCAGGGCCTCTCGCCCGAGGGCGGCCGCTTCCGCTCCTTCCTGCTCACCGCCCTGAACCGGTTCCTGGTGGACGAATGGCGCCGGTCGAAGTCGCTGAAGCGAGGCGGCGACACGTTCACGACCTCGCTGGAGATGTTGATCAGTGAACGAGGGGAGGCCGGCTATCTCGGGGATGCGGCGACGTTGGAAACGGCGGAACACCTGTTCCAGCGCGCGTGGGCGGAAACCCTGTTCGCCCGGGTCCTGCGGCGGCTGGCCGCGGAGTGTGCCGGCCGGGCCGACACCCGCTTCGAGGTCGTGGAGCCATTCCTCGCCCTCAATGGAGAACCGCCCGCGTTGGCCGACGCGGCGGCCCGACTCGGATTGACCCTGCCCGCCTTCAAGTCGCTGCTCCACCGGTTCCGCCAGCGCTACCGTGAACTGCTCCAGGATGAGGTGAGCCAGACCCTCGGCAGCCACGGGGAGGTGGAGGACGAACTGCGCGGCCTACTCCAGGCGTTGCGGGGAACTTGA
- a CDS encoding protein kinase, with protein sequence MSESGQTCGRCGAPQGNSLRGGVCAACRLEAILPPEGEFAPSAAEHALMADVALVQHFGPYELLEEVGRGGMGVIYKARQPGLDRVVALKMLLAGEFADARARERLLREARIAARLTHPHIVTIHEVGEHQGRPYFAMEYVPGRNLAQHCRDGLLPVATAVRYVEQLARAVHYAHQHGVIHRDLKPANILISPDDEPKLTDFGLTKSLVDPTQTIESAGSPNFMAPEQADSTLGTTGTPTDIYGLGAILYYLLTGRPPAVGETLSETLRNVVSGEPVAPRQLRPALPRDLETITLKCLEKEPARRYGSALEVADELARWQRHEPIHARPSTGAERLGKWVRRHPVVATLTAAVVLSLLGGIGATSWQTRRANRATAEARTVAIEARRQAYASDMNLIQRSLELNNLGRARRLLDRHRPEAGEVDLRGWEWRYLWQLTRNGSLTTLTNRPVRGFSLSFSSDGSGLVAGWSDGRLELWNVVARSLVRVLADHQEAFFARGVFSPTQNRLAATPHYDSVVIHDLESGRELPVWTGPSGAGFGVRDLAYSPDGTRLVFYAGTYDGFRDEIVIADAARATVEHRFTNGCNSHRHSGAARLSPDNQRLYLSRSELHNYRYALQCLEVSSGREVWHTEWLPDSGLSTLAVSPDGRWLASGSGFEDVSVRIWDTSNGRQTVRLDGHTAWVSKVDFTQDGRHLLTASTDQTIRIWDTTTWKLEKVLRGHRHEVYGLAFSPVTRRIATGSNDGDLLLWNWGDGQADAEYQRYPENREVNEVIPLNGCNVLLARAEGDMAVGEGRRGTITRTLPGWGSRTNLLAHGNPGWVCRWNGTHQILVETERDGEFSRLGAIPTAGSQRPVGVAFNAISLRLAWNEPGQSNALFLAALESPDRRQELASSIRQPTPYRFSEDGRHLAVRGPSGKGLEIWRTDRLSKVLESDISATDVAFALGGKLAVVLVTVASERHEVRFYDLEHPDHPPRIVPGKQTPAWLAVSPDGRIVASSGQSGTVKLCDAASGTLLNDLHGPLNGCFGLAFSPDGKRLLVAGTGREAVKLWDLKSFQELLTLPGVGSQLDRIWWSEAGESIVCGPPWQSWTAPSFEEIVRREADGSGLR encoded by the coding sequence ATGAGTGAATCGGGCCAGACGTGCGGCCGCTGCGGGGCGCCCCAGGGCAATTCCCTGCGGGGTGGCGTCTGCGCCGCCTGCCGGCTGGAGGCCATTCTCCCGCCGGAGGGAGAGTTTGCCCCGTCGGCCGCGGAGCACGCGCTGATGGCGGACGTGGCGCTGGTGCAGCACTTCGGCCCCTACGAACTGTTGGAGGAGGTCGGCCGGGGCGGCATGGGCGTGATCTACAAGGCCCGGCAGCCGGGCCTGGACCGGGTCGTCGCGCTGAAGATGCTGCTGGCGGGCGAATTCGCCGACGCCAGGGCAAGGGAACGGCTCCTGCGCGAAGCCAGGATCGCCGCGCGGCTGACCCACCCGCACATCGTCACCATCCACGAGGTGGGCGAACACCAGGGCCGGCCCTACTTCGCGATGGAATACGTGCCGGGACGCAACCTGGCCCAACATTGCCGCGACGGGCTGCTGCCGGTGGCCACGGCGGTGCGGTATGTCGAGCAGCTCGCCCGGGCCGTCCATTACGCGCACCAGCACGGCGTCATCCACCGCGACCTCAAGCCGGCCAACATCCTCATCAGCCCCGACGACGAGCCCAAGCTCACCGACTTCGGCCTGACCAAGTCGCTGGTGGACCCGACCCAGACCATCGAAAGTGCCGGTTCGCCGAACTTCATGGCCCCCGAACAGGCCGACTCCACGCTGGGAACCACGGGCACGCCCACCGACATCTACGGATTGGGCGCCATCCTTTACTACCTGCTCACGGGCCGGCCCCCGGCGGTGGGGGAAACCCTGAGCGAGACGTTGCGCAATGTGGTGAGCGGGGAACCGGTGGCCCCGCGGCAACTGCGACCGGCGCTGCCGCGGGACCTGGAGACCATCACGCTGAAGTGCCTGGAGAAGGAGCCGGCCCGCCGCTACGGCAGCGCGCTGGAAGTCGCCGACGAACTGGCCCGGTGGCAACGCCACGAACCCATCCACGCCCGGCCCAGCACCGGCGCCGAACGCCTCGGCAAATGGGTCCGCCGCCATCCCGTCGTCGCCACCCTCACTGCGGCCGTCGTCCTCTCGCTGCTCGGCGGCATCGGCGCCACCTCGTGGCAGACCCGGCGCGCCAACCGCGCAACGGCTGAGGCCCGGACGGTCGCCATCGAAGCACGACGGCAAGCCTATGCCTCGGATATGAATCTGATCCAACGTTCCCTAGAACTGAACAATCTTGGCCGGGCCCGTCGCCTGCTGGACCGACACCGGCCTGAGGCTGGAGAGGTGGATCTCCGCGGATGGGAATGGCGTTATCTCTGGCAACTGACCCGAAACGGTTCCCTGACAACTCTGACCAATCGCCCCGTGCGAGGATTCTCCCTCAGTTTCTCGTCCGACGGGTCCGGGTTGGTCGCCGGATGGAGCGATGGTCGGTTGGAATTGTGGAACGTGGTTGCCCGAAGTCTCGTCCGGGTGCTTGCCGATCATCAAGAGGCATTTTTTGCCCGGGGTGTGTTTTCGCCCACGCAAAACCGGCTGGCAGCCACACCTCACTATGACTCCGTGGTGATTCATGACCTCGAGTCCGGCAGGGAGCTGCCGGTTTGGACGGGTCCGTCGGGCGCCGGCTTCGGGGTGCGCGACTTGGCTTACTCGCCCGATGGCACCCGTCTGGTTTTCTATGCGGGGACCTACGACGGGTTCCGAGATGAAATCGTGATCGCCGATGCGGCACGGGCGACGGTGGAACACCGGTTCACAAATGGATGCAACAGTCACCGACACAGCGGTGCGGCCCGGCTGTCACCCGACAACCAACGTCTCTACCTGAGCCGTTCTGAACTGCACAACTACCGCTATGCCCTGCAGTGTCTGGAAGTCTCGTCCGGCAGGGAAGTTTGGCATACCGAATGGCTGCCGGACTCAGGCTTGAGCACATTGGCGGTTTCGCCGGACGGTCGATGGCTGGCCTCCGGGTCTGGCTTTGAAGATGTCTCGGTGCGCATTTGGGATACTTCCAACGGCCGGCAGACGGTGCGACTGGACGGTCATACTGCATGGGTCAGCAAGGTAGACTTTACCCAGGACGGACGGCATTTGCTGACGGCCTCAACCGACCAAACGATCCGGATTTGGGACACCACCACCTGGAAATTGGAGAAGGTGTTGCGCGGCCATCGGCACGAGGTTTACGGACTTGCCTTCTCGCCGGTCACGAGGCGCATTGCAACCGGCAGCAATGATGGCGATCTGCTGCTTTGGAATTGGGGCGATGGCCAAGCAGACGCGGAATACCAACGATACCCTGAGAACAGGGAAGTCAACGAGGTCATTCCCCTGAATGGATGCAATGTGCTTCTGGCCCGCGCAGAGGGCGATATGGCGGTCGGAGAGGGTCGGCGTGGAACCATCACTCGAACGCTGCCAGGCTGGGGATCCCGCACCAATCTGCTAGCACACGGCAATCCGGGCTGGGTCTGTCGCTGGAATGGCACACACCAGATCTTGGTGGAGACCGAGCGAGACGGTGAGTTCAGCCGGCTTGGAGCCATTCCAACGGCTGGATCCCAGCGGCCGGTCGGCGTTGCGTTCAACGCAATTTCCCTGCGATTGGCCTGGAACGAACCAGGCCAGTCAAACGCGCTCTTTTTGGCAGCCTTGGAATCCCCGGACCGCCGGCAGGAACTGGCCTCTTCCATCAGGCAGCCAACGCCATACCGGTTCAGCGAGGACGGCCGCCATCTGGCTGTGCGGGGTCCATCCGGCAAGGGGCTTGAGATCTGGCGGACGGACCGGTTGTCCAAAGTGCTGGAATCCGATATTTCGGCCACGGATGTCGCATTTGCCCTGGGGGGCAAGTTGGCGGTGGTTTTGGTGACCGTGGCGAGTGAACGCCATGAAGTGCGGTTCTATGATCTTGAACATCCAGACCATCCTCCCCGGATCGTTCCCGGCAAACAAACCCCGGCATGGTTGGCGGTGTCGCCGGATGGCCGAATCGTCGCCTCGTCCGGACAAAGCGGCACCGTCAAACTTTGCGATGCCGCCAGTGGCACCCTGCTGAACGACCTGCATGGTCCGCTGAACGGATGTTTTGGGCTGGCGTTCTCACCCGATGGCAAACGGTTGCTGGTGGCCGGAACCGGACGGGAGGCGGTCAAGCTGTGGGACCTGAAGTCGTTTCAGGAACTCCTGACTCTCCCCGGCGTCGGCTCGCAATTGGACCGGATTTGGTGGAGCGAGGCGGGGGAGAGCATTGTTTGTGGACCGCCCTGGCAGAGTTGGACCGCACCGTCATTCGAAGAAATCGTGCGTCGAGAGGCAGACGGTTCCGGCTTGCGATGA
- a CDS encoding leucine-rich repeat protein yields the protein MNSYLLRRSSRSHRSSGRSLGVACLVWICGLLHAQVPIPFSVVTNEATITITGYTGTGGDVVIPASINGLPVTSIGIHAFSENQDIRSVVIPDSVKVIEARAFHQCGGLRRVIVGQGVVRIDNEALDARTPICTRGVGGACYEFVFYGPGMEVIFLGSRPDGDWPFGCRGPGSFEDRSAPSRVRYLPGSGAWGSEFGGVTASALEAPSIQTHRNSPVVEDGVFSFNVLWMPGSRVVVEATDGLTPPNWIQIGDIVVGAAWDTRFSDPEKASHPSRLYRVRPL from the coding sequence ATGAACTCTTATCTTCTTCGCCGGTCGTCACGGTCTCACCGTTCAAGCGGACGGTCCCTGGGCGTCGCCTGCCTGGTTTGGATCTGCGGGTTGCTCCACGCACAGGTTCCAATCCCGTTCAGCGTTGTCACCAACGAAGCCACCATCACCATCACTGGATACACGGGAACAGGAGGCGACGTTGTCATCCCGGCCAGCATCAACGGCCTTCCGGTGACCTCCATCGGCATCCACGCCTTTTCTGAAAACCAGGATATCCGCTCGGTGGTGATTCCTGACAGTGTCAAAGTGATTGAGGCCCGGGCGTTCCACCAATGCGGAGGTCTCCGGCGAGTCATCGTCGGCCAGGGGGTGGTCCGCATCGATAATGAAGCTCTTGATGCCCGGACGCCGATATGTACGCGCGGGGTAGGCGGAGCCTGCTACGAGTTCGTGTTTTACGGGCCTGGAATGGAGGTGATCTTCCTCGGCTCCCGGCCTGACGGCGATTGGCCGTTTGGCTGCCGGGGACCGGGTTCATTTGAGGATCGTTCGGCACCTTCACGGGTCCGCTACCTGCCAGGATCGGGCGCTTGGGGCAGTGAATTCGGGGGAGTTACCGCCTCGGCGCTGGAGGCGCCGTCCATTCAGACCCATCGCAATTCTCCCGTTGTGGAAGACGGGGTGTTCTCCTTCAACGTGTTGTGGATGCCGGGCAGTCGCGTGGTAGTCGAGGCAACGGATGGGCTGACACCGCCCAACTGGATTCAGATTGGCGACATTGTCGTGGGCGCTGCCTGGGACACCCGCTTCAGTGATCCGGAAAAGGCCAGCCATCCCTCGCGTCTTTACCGTGTCCGCCCCCTGTGA
- a CDS encoding small basic protein yields the protein MSQHRSLRSAGTTTAKRNVLKRFERVALLKSRQQWKDGDRVIGLRKTRPAE from the coding sequence ATGTCACAGCATCGCAGCCTCCGCAGCGCCGGAACCACCACCGCCAAGCGCAATGTCCTGAAGCGCTTTGAACGCGTCGCCCTCCTGAAGTCGCGCCAGCAGTGGAAGGATGGCGACCGCGTGATCGGGTTGCGCAAGACCCGTCCCGCGGAGTGA
- a CDS encoding rRNA pseudouridine synthase: MMDPGPSDRPRAIRLQKYLSDAGVASRRESERLILEGQVSLNGNPVRVLGTRVDPRSDHVTVDGRPVRPRRKLYVALHKPAGILCTRRDPGDRQVVAELLPKEWGHLFTVGRLDRDSEGLIFLTNDGEFSLHLTHPRYGISKRYRAVVAGRVTSPEIATFTQGIRDGGEVLRAERVRVVSANNTRSTVDLELRQGKNHEVRRLFEAIGHPVERLQRVQIGPIPLGELPPGRWRVMSEAEVKSLLRPPARVPDDVPGS; this comes from the coding sequence GTGATGGACCCGGGCCCTTCGGATCGTCCCCGGGCCATTCGGCTCCAAAAGTATCTGTCCGACGCCGGGGTGGCCTCCCGACGGGAGTCCGAGCGGCTGATTCTGGAAGGGCAGGTCTCCCTCAACGGAAACCCGGTCCGGGTCCTTGGTACCCGGGTGGATCCCCGGTCCGACCACGTCACTGTGGACGGCCGCCCGGTGCGCCCGCGACGCAAGTTGTATGTGGCCCTGCACAAGCCGGCGGGCATCCTTTGCACCCGACGGGATCCCGGCGACCGCCAGGTGGTGGCCGAGCTGCTGCCCAAGGAATGGGGACACCTCTTCACCGTGGGACGACTCGATCGCGACAGCGAAGGGCTGATCTTCCTGACCAACGACGGTGAGTTCAGCCTCCACCTCACCCACCCCCGCTACGGGATCAGCAAACGCTACCGGGCCGTGGTGGCCGGACGGGTGACCTCGCCCGAAATCGCCACCTTCACCCAGGGCATCCGCGATGGCGGCGAGGTGTTGCGCGCCGAGCGGGTCCGCGTGGTCAGCGCCAACAACACCCGCAGCACCGTGGATCTGGAGTTGCGCCAGGGAAAAAATCACGAGGTGCGCCGCCTCTTCGAGGCGATCGGCCACCCGGTGGAACGGCTCCAACGCGTCCAGATCGGCCCCATCCCCCTCGGCGAACTCCCCCCCGGACGGTGGCGCGTCATGAGCGAGGCCGAGGTCAAATCCCTCTTGCGGCCGCCGGCACGAGTCCCGGACGATGTCCCCGGGTCTTGA
- a CDS encoding SH3 domain-containing protein, translating into MKTFVRLLTALVAAWFSAAAAQPPNRAVVTADRTNLRAQPSRDAEVLASLRKGDPLMVLGEVSGAGGRESWSRVAMPDSVALWVHRPGVGSDGTVKSPKLNYRTGPGLNYSVLGSLPRGGKVRRIRDRGDWVQIAPPAGAVAYVATRLLAPPGSVAATPVPAPALTPVRPMPSAEAAPSVPPPSSAVVRSPAPERPTPPTRPLATVPVREPVREPFAEPREDQPVNAPGGTPVPPPVRSAIAAPAPPPASLPAAQPTDALAPIPPEEPVVEPESTDPDEASPAPTPRRGSPKDQASRRLPGVPTYPVLTSDSEPPRAPDPVPDSPRQVLREGIVRKTWSPQAPTEYELREAEYNQGVMNYLFLEPQADLRKFVGQRVRVEGEEYRDSRWRTPVLKIQTIELAP; encoded by the coding sequence ATGAAAACGTTCGTTCGCCTTCTGACCGCCCTGGTGGCCGCGTGGTTTTCCGCCGCCGCCGCGCAGCCCCCAAACCGCGCCGTGGTCACCGCGGACCGCACCAACCTCCGCGCCCAACCGTCGCGCGATGCCGAGGTCCTGGCCTCTCTCCGCAAAGGGGATCCCCTGATGGTCCTCGGCGAGGTGTCCGGGGCCGGCGGACGCGAATCGTGGAGCCGGGTTGCGATGCCGGACTCCGTCGCCCTGTGGGTCCACCGGCCCGGCGTCGGATCGGACGGCACCGTGAAGTCGCCCAAACTCAACTACCGGACCGGTCCCGGCCTGAATTACAGCGTGCTCGGCAGCCTGCCCCGGGGCGGCAAGGTCCGGCGAATTCGCGATCGGGGTGACTGGGTACAAATCGCCCCGCCAGCCGGCGCGGTCGCCTATGTCGCCACGCGGTTGCTGGCGCCGCCGGGAAGCGTCGCCGCCACGCCCGTCCCCGCCCCTGCCCTTACACCGGTTCGCCCGATGCCTTCTGCAGAGGCTGCCCCATCCGTCCCGCCCCCTTCCTCCGCGGTCGTTCGATCACCCGCACCGGAGCGCCCCACCCCACCCACGCGCCCGCTCGCGACGGTGCCCGTTCGTGAGCCCGTTCGTGAGCCATTTGCTGAGCCTCGGGAGGACCAACCGGTGAATGCCCCGGGAGGCACCCCCGTTCCTCCGCCCGTCCGGAGCGCGATCGCCGCACCCGCCCCCCCTCCGGCATCACTCCCAGCCGCCCAGCCCACCGACGCCCTGGCTCCCATCCCTCCCGAAGAGCCCGTGGTCGAACCGGAATCCACCGATCCGGACGAGGCCTCACCGGCGCCCACGCCCCGACGCGGCTCGCCCAAGGATCAGGCATCCCGACGGTTGCCGGGAGTGCCAACGTATCCCGTGCTGACATCCGACTCCGAACCACCCCGCGCCCCTGATCCTGTCCCCGACAGCCCGCGGCAGGTCCTGCGCGAAGGGATCGTCCGCAAGACCTGGAGCCCGCAGGCACCGACGGAGTACGAACTCCGCGAGGCCGAATACAATCAGGGCGTGATGAACTATCTCTTTCTGGAGCCGCAGGCCGACCTCAGGAAGTTCGTGGGCCAGCGGGTGCGGGTTGAAGGCGAGGAGTACCGGGATTCCCGATGGCGCACGCCCGTGCTGAAGATCCAGACCATCGAGCTGGCTCCCTGA
- a CDS encoding bifunctional 5,10-methylenetetrahydrofolate dehydrogenase/5,10-methenyltetrahydrofolate cyclohydrolase, which produces MGQLIDGRAIAAGVHAETAASVAALKARGVVPGLMFIRVGEDPASQVYVGMKERKAAELGFRSETRVLPSDTPEPALVDLIEGINADPRWHGLLIQAPLPPSMDAPKVYGRVSPEKDVDGFHPVNVGKLSLGDRSGFVPCTPGGIQELLIRSGVALDGAEVVVLGRGNIVGKPMAALLVQKAPHANCTVTVCHSGTRDIAAHCRRADILIAALGVPEYVRGDMIRPGAAVVDVGVNRVPDPAARGGSRLVGDVAFDEVAPIAGWITPNPGGVGPMTIAMLLANTARAAAQASGLREIL; this is translated from the coding sequence ATGGGCCAGCTGATTGACGGCCGCGCCATTGCCGCAGGCGTCCATGCCGAAACGGCCGCCTCGGTGGCCGCGCTCAAGGCCCGCGGGGTCGTGCCGGGCCTGATGTTCATCCGGGTCGGCGAAGACCCCGCCTCCCAGGTGTACGTCGGCATGAAGGAGAGAAAGGCCGCGGAGCTCGGGTTCCGGTCCGAGACGCGCGTCCTGCCATCAGACACCCCGGAGCCGGCCCTTGTGGATTTGATCGAGGGGATCAATGCCGACCCGCGATGGCACGGACTGCTGATCCAGGCACCCCTCCCCCCCTCCATGGATGCCCCGAAGGTTTATGGACGGGTTTCGCCGGAGAAGGATGTGGACGGCTTCCACCCGGTGAACGTGGGCAAACTATCCCTCGGGGACCGATCGGGATTCGTCCCCTGCACCCCGGGTGGCATCCAGGAGCTCCTGATCCGCTCCGGAGTGGCGCTGGATGGCGCCGAAGTGGTGGTCCTGGGGCGCGGGAACATCGTGGGCAAACCGATGGCGGCGCTGCTGGTTCAGAAGGCGCCGCACGCCAACTGCACGGTGACCGTGTGCCACAGCGGGACCCGGGACATCGCTGCACACTGTCGGCGGGCCGACATCCTGATCGCCGCCCTTGGAGTTCCCGAGTATGTGCGGGGCGACATGATCCGGCCGGGCGCTGCGGTTGTGGATGTCGGCGTAAACCGGGTTCCCGACCCGGCGGCCCGCGGCGGCAGCCGGTTGGTGGGTGATGTTGCCTTCGATGAGGTGGCGCCGATCGCGGGCTGGATCACGCCCAATCCGGGCGGCGTCGGCCCGATGACCATCGCCATGCTCCTCGCCAACACGGCGCGGGCCGCCGCCCAGGCATCCGGGCTCCGTGAAATCCTTTGA
- a CDS encoding SlyX family protein, with the protein MSAPSVNERFARLEGAVAHLEHLCDQLNAVVTEQDRELGRLRKRLEQLSEDLESGEQERLRQHQEKPPHWGP; encoded by the coding sequence ATGAGCGCACCCTCCGTAAACGAGCGATTCGCCCGCCTCGAGGGGGCGGTGGCGCATCTTGAGCACCTCTGCGATCAGCTCAACGCGGTGGTCACGGAGCAGGACCGGGAGCTGGGACGCCTCCGTAAGCGGCTCGAACAGCTCAGCGAGGACCTGGAATCCGGCGAACAGGAACGGCTCCGCCAGCATCAGGAGAAACCGCCGCACTGGGGGCCTTGA
- a CDS encoding PQQ-binding-like beta-propeller repeat protein: MQCSTMAPGTLGRGNGDWLGVCAAAVMSFQSLAAGADWPAWRGAAAQGAAGPGKYPVAWSADSIAWKVPLPGKGTSTPIVSNGRIYLTSPSDGEDAVLAFDLDGKKLWETRLGPLSDPKHRSLASSCNASPVTDGEAVYVYFRSGHFAAVNTDGTVRWKRNLTDQFGTENLYWDTGTSPVVVGDVVLLTRLHDGDSWVAAFDRMTGALRWRQARNFKSPPENNNGYATPVVVEHEGEPAVLIWGSDHLTAHAVSDGRVLWTAGGFNPDGTGYWPAIATPVVQDDLVVVPVGRDDRPGQARVFGVRLGGSGDVSDTRIAWRRGDLGVFVAAPAASGHRVYLLRHRGEVVCLDPKTGKTLWTGAFPRTSAPYYASPVVANGVLYAAREDGVVFAARVGERFELLSENPMGERIIATPVPAANRLILRGDDHLFCIAGTGG, translated from the coding sequence ATGCAATGTTCCACAATGGCTCCGGGCACATTGGGACGTGGAAATGGGGACTGGCTGGGCGTGTGCGCCGCGGCGGTCATGAGCTTCCAATCGCTGGCGGCCGGCGCGGACTGGCCGGCGTGGCGTGGTGCGGCGGCGCAGGGTGCTGCGGGACCCGGGAAATATCCGGTGGCCTGGTCGGCCGATTCCATCGCCTGGAAGGTGCCGCTGCCAGGCAAGGGTACTTCGACCCCGATCGTCTCGAACGGGCGGATCTATCTGACATCCCCGTCCGACGGTGAGGACGCCGTCCTCGCGTTTGACCTGGACGGGAAAAAGCTTTGGGAGACACGGCTCGGTCCGCTGAGCGATCCCAAGCACCGTTCGCTGGCCTCCAGTTGCAACGCGTCGCCGGTGACGGACGGGGAGGCGGTTTACGTGTACTTCCGGAGCGGACATTTCGCTGCGGTGAACACCGATGGAACCGTGCGGTGGAAGCGGAATCTGACGGACCAGTTCGGGACGGAGAACCTTTACTGGGACACGGGGACGTCGCCGGTGGTGGTTGGAGATGTAGTCCTACTGACCCGCCTTCACGATGGGGATTCCTGGGTGGCTGCCTTCGATCGCATGACGGGCGCGTTGCGCTGGCGGCAGGCGCGCAATTTCAAGTCGCCGCCGGAGAACAACAACGGGTACGCCACACCGGTCGTGGTGGAGCATGAAGGGGAACCGGCGGTATTGATCTGGGGATCGGACCACCTCACAGCGCACGCCGTCAGCGACGGGCGGGTCTTGTGGACGGCGGGGGGCTTCAATCCGGACGGGACCGGTTACTGGCCGGCGATTGCGACTCCGGTGGTGCAGGACGACCTCGTCGTCGTGCCGGTGGGGCGGGACGACCGACCGGGACAGGCGCGGGTGTTTGGCGTGAGGCTGGGCGGTTCGGGGGACGTGTCGGACACCCGGATTGCCTGGCGTCGCGGGGACCTCGGAGTCTTCGTGGCCGCACCCGCGGCGTCGGGCCACCGGGTGTACCTGCTCCGTCACCGGGGCGAGGTGGTGTGTCTGGACCCGAAGACCGGCAAGACCTTGTGGACCGGAGCGTTTCCGAGAACCAGCGCTCCGTACTACGCATCCCCCGTGGTGGCCAACGGGGTGCTCTATGCGGCACGCGAGGATGGCGTGGTGTTCGCGGCGCGCGTGGGTGAACGCTTTGAGCTTTTGTCGGAAAATCCAATGGGGGAACGCATCATCGCGACCCCGGTTCCCGCGGCGAACCGTTTGATTCTGCGGGGGGATGACCACCTCTTCTGCATTGCCGGCACCGGTGGGTGA